In one Thermosipho ferrireducens genomic region, the following are encoded:
- a CDS encoding ferritin family protein has protein sequence MPEFSNPFSGLKENKKLSKEELIRAIRFMIAAEYEAVQMYTQLAESIDNELAREVLYDIANEEKVHAGEFLRLLKELDPEEEKFYEEGAQEVEEEIKKLQD, from the coding sequence ATGCCAGAATTTTCAAACCCTTTTTCCGGGTTAAAAGAAAACAAAAAGCTTTCAAAGGAAGAATTAATCAGGGCAATTCGTTTCATGATAGCAGCAGAATATGAAGCTGTTCAGATGTATACGCAACTTGCAGAATCAATAGACAATGAGTTAGCTCGTGAAGTTCTTTATGATATAGCAAATGAAGAAAAGGTTCATGCTGGAGAATTTTTAAGGCTTTTGAAAGAACTTGACCCTGAAGAAGAAAAGTTTTATGAAGAGGGTGCCCAAGAAGTAGAAGAAGAGATAAAGAAGTTGCAAGATTAG
- a CDS encoding purine-nucleoside phosphorylase: MENYVKRVETAAEYIKSRLTKLPKIAIVLGSGLHGIAEEVENPIVIPYKEIPEFPVSTAPGHRGELIFGEFNGKDVMLMNGRFHYYEGYDMKDVAFPVRVMQLLGVEILIVTNAAGGMNPDFEIGRPMFITDHINMMGNNPLIGPNVEEWGPRFPDMSNAYDKELRQKAINVAKKLGISFYEGVYVAVSGPNFETPAELKMLRWMGADAVGMSTVPEVIVANHGGIKVLGISAITDKAVHDDLKPLTAEEVLEVAEKTGKLIAQIISEFVREL, encoded by the coding sequence ATGGAAAATTATGTAAAAAGAGTAGAAACTGCGGCAGAATACATAAAAAGCAGATTAACTAAGCTTCCTAAAATAGCTATTGTTTTAGGTTCGGGATTGCATGGAATAGCAGAGGAAGTGGAAAATCCGATTGTTATTCCTTATAAAGAGATTCCTGAATTTCCAGTATCCACTGCTCCTGGTCATAGAGGAGAATTAATTTTTGGAGAATTTAACGGGAAAGACGTAATGCTTATGAATGGGAGATTTCATTATTATGAAGGTTATGATATGAAAGATGTTGCTTTTCCAGTAAGAGTTATGCAGCTTTTAGGAGTGGAAATACTTATTGTCACAAATGCTGCGGGTGGTATGAATCCTGATTTTGAGATAGGAAGGCCTATGTTTATAACTGATCATATAAATATGATGGGAAACAATCCATTGATAGGACCAAATGTAGAGGAATGGGGTCCAAGATTTCCAGATATGTCTAATGCGTATGACAAAGAGTTGAGACAAAAAGCTATAAATGTTGCTAAAAAGTTAGGAATATCTTTCTATGAAGGAGTTTATGTTGCAGTTTCAGGACCAAATTTTGAAACTCCCGCTGAGTTAAAGATGTTAAGATGGATGGGAGCAGATGCCGTTGGTATGTCCACAGTACCTGAAGTAATTGTGGCAAATCATGGAGGAATAAAGGTTCTGGGAATTTCCGCAATTACTGATAAGGCGGTTCATGACGACCTTAAACCATTGACTGCAGAGGAAGTGCTCGAAGTAGCAGAGAAAACAGGAAAATTAATAGCTCAAATAATTTCTGAGTTTGTCAGGGAATTATAA
- a CDS encoding methyl-accepting chemotaxis protein: MSFRTKLFVLAIILVTIPLLFITYINLKIVDTQLFSMQKGIQSKVDYVKNTYDSYIASFKTNLEKQAETFSDEVKMLIKEQEKKLQQTFDEVYYKAILKQAKSTHETVINLIKQRANLVINVAQVAAAADENVNAANERNLSLTERKSLMFPYVEKLNLDYAGLWIVDTKPPKIKSKPNVKLSNGKYVIEYAKSTGSGANAKFYKKPPYLEKLSNELSKMISGTSVYPVSFIFPAKDSFFLISAIAVMHPQLGNTVNGFVIMVDKIDNKFLDYVKSISNAEITIYSNNLSVVTTKVDNSGKRVVGRSLEKLKNNIVRILGKDYLIQRDDFVYSGERIGIVEVAVPFEKVNVSVNIPEPKPLQLPSFESPKVAIELSLDSSQLVRINIMVTGIILAVAIIAVIIFTRNLSSQIEFSKTIIEKLSEGVFVDTENIKASGEFQVMIDSIKILSKKFEEFAKRLLEDSKNLDGEVNDLTSLSELLVEVSDDFSMTLSKFRNRASELVNNFNQVKDSTRNAEYATEEVTKNLESLIENIRETESSVLNNSKLIEEMSESISNSLEIFERFSEYVRETIERFKDMKEEMAKIQSIASQTNLLALNAAIEAARAGEAGKGFAVVADEVMKLSVEINNVSKNLVEDMVEYTTNLEELKEVYSNSQRNFEKLSNAKKVFISNFESIIDNVQNVGRETKVVSQTLEKTRSAFEDMIEASENATETVEGLVSEMGSVESEFKNLQKFSESLKKVVTDIERISKELSDIAKWFKIV; encoded by the coding sequence ATGTCCTTTCGAACTAAACTATTTGTTCTGGCAATAATTTTGGTAACGATTCCACTACTGTTTATAACATATATAAACCTGAAAATAGTGGATACACAGCTTTTTTCTATGCAAAAGGGAATACAGAGCAAGGTAGATTATGTAAAAAATACTTACGATAGCTATATAGCAAGTTTTAAAACCAATCTGGAAAAACAGGCAGAGACCTTTTCAGATGAGGTAAAAATGTTGATTAAAGAACAGGAAAAAAAATTACAACAAACTTTTGATGAGGTGTATTACAAGGCCATTTTAAAGCAGGCGAAATCTACACATGAAACAGTGATTAATCTTATAAAACAAAGAGCAAATTTGGTTATAAATGTTGCACAGGTAGCTGCAGCAGCGGACGAGAATGTAAATGCTGCAAATGAAAGAAATTTGTCTCTTACCGAGAGAAAGTCTTTGATGTTTCCTTATGTAGAAAAATTGAATTTAGATTACGCGGGATTATGGATTGTCGATACAAAACCTCCAAAAATAAAAAGCAAACCTAATGTCAAACTATCAAATGGGAAATATGTTATAGAATATGCTAAATCTACTGGCTCTGGCGCTAATGCGAAATTTTATAAAAAGCCTCCTTATCTTGAAAAGCTTTCCAATGAACTTTCTAAAATGATATCAGGTACATCAGTGTATCCTGTTTCTTTTATTTTTCCAGCAAAAGATAGTTTTTTCTTAATTTCTGCTATTGCTGTGATGCATCCTCAGCTTGGGAATACGGTAAATGGCTTTGTAATAATGGTTGACAAGATTGATAATAAGTTCTTGGATTATGTTAAATCTATATCTAATGCTGAAATTACCATATACTCCAATAATTTATCAGTTGTCACTACAAAAGTTGATAACTCTGGAAAAAGGGTGGTAGGACGTTCTCTGGAAAAGTTGAAAAATAATATTGTAAGGATTCTGGGTAAAGATTACCTTATTCAAAGAGATGATTTTGTATATTCAGGCGAAAGAATAGGAATTGTGGAAGTTGCTGTTCCATTTGAAAAAGTTAATGTCAGTGTGAATATTCCAGAGCCGAAGCCTTTGCAACTTCCTTCATTTGAGAGTCCCAAAGTCGCTATTGAGTTGAGCCTTGACAGTTCTCAACTTGTAAGGATCAATATCATGGTTACGGGAATTATATTGGCCGTTGCTATTATTGCTGTTATTATCTTTACCCGTAATTTGAGTTCACAAATAGAATTTTCCAAAACAATAATAGAAAAGCTTTCGGAAGGTGTTTTTGTGGATACAGAAAACATAAAAGCTTCTGGTGAGTTTCAGGTGATGATAGATTCTATAAAGATTCTTTCGAAGAAATTTGAAGAATTTGCAAAGAGGTTATTAGAAGATTCGAAAAATCTTGACGGGGAAGTTAACGATTTGACGTCTTTAAGTGAGCTTTTAGTGGAGGTTTCAGATGACTTTTCAATGACTCTTTCAAAATTTAGAAATAGGGCTTCTGAGCTTGTAAATAATTTTAATCAGGTAAAGGATAGTACCAGAAATGCCGAATATGCTACGGAAGAAGTGACGAAGAATCTTGAGAGTTTGATTGAAAACATTCGGGAAACTGAAAGTTCTGTTTTGAACAATTCTAAACTTATAGAAGAGATGAGCGAAAGCATAAGTAACTCTCTTGAAATATTTGAAAGATTTAGCGAGTATGTCAGGGAAACCATTGAAAGATTTAAGGATATGAAAGAAGAAATGGCAAAAATCCAGAGTATTGCAAGTCAGACAAATTTGTTAGCTTTAAATGCGGCTATTGAGGCGGCAAGGGCTGGAGAGGCTGGCAAAGGGTTTGCCGTTGTTGCTGATGAAGTTATGAAATTATCTGTTGAGATTAACAATGTCTCAAAAAATCTTGTTGAGGATATGGTAGAGTATACGACAAATCTTGAAGAATTAAAAGAGGTTTACAGTAATTCACAAAGAAATTTTGAGAAGTTATCGAATGCCAAGAAGGTTTTTATTTCAAATTTTGAAAGTATAATAGATAATGTACAAAATGTGGGACGCGAAACAAAGGTGGTCTCTCAAACACTTGAGAAAACACGAAGTGCCTTTGAAGATATGATAGAAGCATCTGAAAACGCTACTGAAACAGTAGAAGGTCTTGTTTCCGAAATGGGAAGCGTGGAAAGTGAATTTAAAAATCTTCAGAAATTCTCTGAGAGTTTAAAGAAAGTAGTCACAGATATAGAAAGAATTTCAAAAGAGTTAAGCGACATTGCTAAATGGTTTAAAATAGTGTAA
- the fliR gene encoding flagellar biosynthetic protein FliR gives MLISRLSGMFLVTPLLSGRLIPVEVRAALVLFLSYIALPQTKAIPLDTPIILVVLSVLNNFLIGLAIGMFAFFILGAFSIAGELIGIESGFGLATAMDPTMEETPILGQLVYLLALFVFISLNGHLIVYSGILDSIEKFPLFLPELDFSFTNFLISGFVDMFVVALKISIPVIGYMFVVNMLLGLLSRLVPQMNVFMVGIPIKAVLVFIIFLGLIPIWAETAGKLSNVLERVIMQLLSK, from the coding sequence ATGTTAATAAGTCGGCTAAGTGGTATGTTTCTCGTTACGCCCTTACTTTCCGGGAGACTTATTCCTGTGGAAGTGCGGGCGGCTTTGGTTTTATTTTTATCATATATTGCACTACCGCAAACTAAAGCTATTCCGCTTGATACTCCCATTATTCTTGTAGTCCTTTCTGTTTTAAATAACTTCCTTATTGGTTTAGCTATAGGAATGTTTGCATTTTTTATATTGGGTGCATTTTCAATAGCAGGAGAATTGATAGGAATAGAATCGGGATTTGGACTTGCTACTGCTATGGATCCAACTATGGAAGAAACTCCAATACTTGGCCAACTTGTTTATTTGTTGGCTCTTTTTGTATTTATATCGTTAAATGGTCATCTTATAGTTTATAGTGGTATACTTGATTCGATAGAGAAATTTCCCTTGTTTCTTCCAGAACTTGATTTTTCTTTTACTAATTTTCTGATATCTGGCTTTGTTGATATGTTTGTTGTTGCATTAAAAATAAGTATTCCTGTAATAGGGTACATGTTTGTTGTTAATATGCTCCTTGGATTACTCTCTCGTCTGGTTCCACAAATGAATGTTTTTATGGTAGGGATACCTATAAAAGCAGTTCTTGTTTTTATAATATTCTTAGGGTTGATACCAATATGGGCGGAAACTGCAGGGAAACTCTCGAATGTACTGGAAAGAGTGATTATGCAATTGCTTTCAAAATAA
- the flhB gene encoding flagellar biosynthesis protein FlhB, giving the protein MGGNCRETLECTGKSDYAIAFKINIQLFADPDKTEKATPRKRQKAREEGQVPVSREFTSGLALLAGIMAMWFVGKGMIYSLKEAFVFFAQLPSYDTINISDLGIYTWIAFQKLAINVVLFVAMILAVGVFTGFLQTRFLFTFKALKFDLSKINPISGLKRMFSMRSLFELLKSIFKLIIVGYVGYLVVKSRWNDLLLTPNMSVDEGALLIWNITFEMLTKCGIALLAIAFADYFFSRYEYEKNIRMTKQEVKEEFKEVEGNPEIKKRQRQIMMQYAMHRMMQEVPEATVVVTNPTHFAVAIKYDNEEMSAPVVVAKGADKLAERIKQIARENRVPIMRNPKLARELYFSVEVGEEIPKKLYRAVAEVLAYVYSLKETT; this is encoded by the coding sequence ATGGGCGGAAACTGCAGGGAAACTCTCGAATGTACTGGAAAGAGTGATTATGCAATTGCTTTCAAAATAAATATTCAGTTATTTGCTGATCCTGATAAAACAGAAAAGGCTACGCCAAGAAAGCGTCAGAAGGCCAGAGAAGAAGGTCAGGTTCCTGTCTCGCGAGAATTTACATCTGGACTTGCGTTACTTGCAGGAATAATGGCAATGTGGTTTGTTGGAAAAGGAATGATATATTCGTTAAAAGAAGCGTTTGTATTTTTTGCACAACTTCCCTCATACGATACAATAAATATTAGTGATCTTGGGATATATACGTGGATAGCTTTTCAGAAATTAGCGATTAATGTTGTTCTGTTTGTAGCAATGATCCTTGCAGTAGGTGTTTTTACAGGTTTTTTGCAGACCAGATTTTTGTTTACTTTCAAAGCGTTGAAATTTGATCTTTCAAAAATAAATCCTATAAGTGGATTAAAACGAATGTTTTCCATGAGATCTTTGTTTGAGTTGTTAAAATCTATATTCAAGCTTATCATTGTTGGATATGTGGGATATCTCGTAGTTAAAAGTAGATGGAATGATTTACTTTTAACACCCAATATGTCTGTAGATGAAGGAGCATTGCTTATATGGAATATAACATTTGAAATGCTTACAAAGTGTGGTATAGCATTGCTTGCCATAGCTTTCGCAGATTATTTTTTCTCGAGGTATGAGTATGAGAAAAACATCAGGATGACAAAACAAGAAGTTAAGGAAGAGTTTAAAGAAGTTGAGGGAAATCCTGAAATTAAGAAACGTCAGCGCCAGATAATGATGCAATATGCTATGCATAGAATGATGCAGGAAGTACCAGAAGCAACAGTGGTTGTAACAAATCCGACTCACTTTGCAGTCGCAATAAAGTATGATAATGAAGAAATGAGCGCTCCTGTAGTTGTTGCCAAAGGGGCTGATAAGCTGGCAGAAAGAATTAAGCAAATAGCACGGGAAAACAGGGTTCCAATTATGAGAAATCCAAAGCTGGCAAGAGAACTTTATTTTTCTGTGGAAGTAGGAGAAGAGATACCTAAAAAGCTTTATCGAGCAGTTGCGGAAGTTCTTGCTTATGTATATAGTTTGAAAGAAACTACGTGA